The Ciconia boyciana chromosome 7, ASM3463844v1, whole genome shotgun sequence region AGCGCAGCTCAGTGCGACTGTTGAGTAAGGACGGGTcctgagcagctccagctgtCGGAAGTCCTGTGTCTCCCAGCAGTGGGTAGGTAAGGCACTGCTGCGCTAGGGACGGCATCACGGAGCCCACCCCGGCTTACTCccttatctctctctctctctcaaccGCGGCAGGAGCTCGGAAACGCAGGGCGGCCCAGCTGGCGGCTGTGGCGGCCGCGGTGCGTACTCgaggcaggctctgctgccaAGGCAGCTCGCCGGGCCGGGGCCAGACGCCCGCCTGGGGAACAAGCGACGCTTGTAAGGACCGCACTCCCAAAAGCAAACGCGGCTTTGGCGACAGGTTGAGCCCGCtggcgcggcggcggcagccccgtCCCCCCTCTTCCCCTTGGTTACagtcccccccccgccgcggtcGCTTGCCGGCATCCCCGCCCCGCGCTGCGGAGGAGCATCCCTCGCCCGCGGCAGGGAGCGCCCCCCGGGGCtcggggcgggagcggggcggccaCCCGGGCCTGGTTACCTGTAGGAGGTGGTGTGGCCGCCGTCCGCCTGCGAGCGCGGTCGGAGCTGCTCGGGGCCGCCGCAGCCGTCCGCCGccggcctcccgccgccgccgggcagggcgcaggcggcgcggcccggggcgggctggggggcggcCCCGTCCCTCCCGCCGCTGCTGGCGCTGACCCAGGGGAAGGCGTCCCTCCTCGGGAGGGGCCACGCTCTGAAGTCCCGCCGGTACTGGGTCTCCGCCGCGAAGGGCTCGCCGGCGGCGACCGCCCGGCCCTTCCTGCGGCCGCCCGGCttcccggcggcggcggggtcccgcgggcggggggccggggcgggcgggcgggcgctgccccgggggggggaccCGCCGCGCTGGGGCGGCCCGTCCTCCTGCTCCTCGATGTCCGAGTAGTTGTGGATGGTGAGCGGCACGGAGAGGTCGGACTTGTCCAGCTGGCTCCAGAAGCGGGCCAGGCAGCACACCCGGCTGATGCAGGGCCAGGCCATGGCcgcggccgcagcccccgcctCGCCCGCAGCGGCGCCCGCGGCTCCGGCGCCCGCAGCCGGCCGCGCACCCGGCTTCAGCCCTCATCGGCGGCAgcccctcctcccgccgccccctTCCCCCGGTAACGACACCCCCTCTCCGGGATTACGGCCCGCACACGTGACCCGGGCTGC contains the following coding sequences:
- the MAP6D1 gene encoding MAP6 domain-containing protein 1 isoform X2; this translates as MAWPCISRVCCLARFWSQLDKSDLSVPLTIHNYSDIEEQEDGPPQRGGSPPRGSARPPAPAPRPRDPAAAGKPGGRRKGRAVAAGEPFAAETQYRRDFRAWPLPRRDAFPWVSASSGGRDGAAPQPAPGRAACALPGGGGRPAADGCGGPEQLRPRSQADGGHTTSYRQEYRPWTGAKPSKPIKTKQGFIIPEDHFVQETSYKADFKAPSRILNV
- the MAP6D1 gene encoding MAP6 domain-containing protein 1 isoform X1, which translates into the protein MAWPCISRVCCLARFWSQLDKSDLSVPLTIHNYSDIEEQEDGPPQRGGSPPRGSARPPAPAPRPRDPAAAGKPGGRRKGRAVAAGEPFAAETQYRRDFRAWPLPRRDAFPWVSASSGGRDGAAPQPAPGRAACALPGGGGRPAADGCGGPEQLRPRSQADGGHTTSYRQEYRPWTGAKPSKPIKTKQGFIIPEDHFVQETSYKADFKIPEVKTRFSPNPSAVFQAPSRILNV